CTGAAAATCATagcaaataaaatgtatttccttctATATTATACTTAAAGTGGCTGGTTTTTTTCATAgagatttctgatttttttaaatgatagaACATAACAGTGGGGGAAGAATTAAAGATAAAATACACCTAGCTACCATAGTTATTCTGAAGATTTTGGTGCGCCAAAATTGACAGCCAGTTTTCTTGGCTTTCGCTTGCTGGAAGTGTTTGGTGTTGATTTGTTATGAGGAACACTTGGAGTAGCCACATTGTCTTGAAATGAAACAGCGGATTGAGCAGCTTGAGGAGATTTTAAAGGAGTTGAAGAACTATCTTGCTGAGTGTGGTCGGAAGACACTGGCTGTTCATTCTTTAGTGGTGCAGCTTGAGGGGAACTCTGAAACTCCTTGAGTTCAAAGTTTTTCTTGCTAGCAGCCCTTTTTTTAGTTacctttaaattaaataaatattatttaacaGAATGAATTCTCAAAAAACTGCAAATATTCCACTTTCAGAAAACATGCATAAAAGTTTttacaataattttttaataccAAATAGCACTTGACAATGGGAGTGTAACTGCATTCATCATGTACGcatattttttacaaaaatacaATATTAAGACAAACCTGCTGGTCTTACCTGCAGAGGTATAAACTGGTTGTGAGAACCAACGGGTATAGTTCCTGCAAGAGACACATTTCCCGGATAGGAGCCAGGATAATAATGCCTAGGCACCGGAGCTCCCCAGGACACTGGACCAAACATGTGAGATGATGGAGGCATCATATTGGCTACAAAAAAGAAGGAACTTTGAGCTCAGGTTCCCCACAAGAGGGGTAAAATCTCACCAAAAGCCCAGGAGTAACCCAACTACATTTGTCTGTATCTTGTTTATCTTTCCAATAAAGCCTCATAATGCTTTATATGTATTATCACcaccccccaaaccaaacagctctGCTTTAACAGAACTACACCAAGATGACAACTCAATTAATAGCACTAAGTTGTGGTATCTGCACTCCAGAGCGCACAGAACAGGATCTTCACAGCCTCAGCTGAGAGAACTGCATTACCGAAGGGAGGCTGCAAGCTCAGGCCATCCTTTGAAGCATATTAACAACAGAGAAACTCTGGTGAAAAGGGATGTAGCAGCTGCCAGGTGGGTTTCTAGGATGCTACAGTAGTGCTGTCTCATTAATTACAAGCTGTGAATGTGAGCTCCAGTACAGCACCAACAGCCAGGAGCCAGAAACACCCTCAGGGCTTTCAGCAGCTTTCTGGGTGTTTACTCACCACATTCATGTTTGGCCATGTACAACAGGACTGCGATGTAGCACCTCGTTGAAAGTTGgttataaacaaataaaaacactaATGCACGGATAAACATTTACTATAGGGTGGGGGAAGGAAATCCATGCAGAAAATCAAGCAAGATACTTCTTACAAACTCTGGACTAGGACTATCAGCTTTGAACTAATTCTattgttttgaaggaaaaagaaaagccaaaatagTAAAAGCATTAAGACTAAATGGATAAATACATTCTTCAGGAAAACAAGTAATCAGGAGAGACATGATTCTTTGTATTCAATTATTCTGCATATCAACGAGAACGGGTTCATGAACTGTTTCCAAAACAGTCCATATATGAAGACCAAAAAAATGGGGCTTTCTATAAGACATTCATTTTCATATGAAGAACTACTACAATTACAGGGGATCAatttattatttgaaatttgTACTAGTCAAATACTTACCAGGAGGTTGTGCAAATACTGGAGGAAGGGATCCAGGTGGTACAGGAACTCCAAGAGGCTGATAATTTGGAAACACTGGTGGAGGTGGAGGCGAAGCAAAGTTGACTCCTATAGAACTCTATGAAGAAAGAACCAGAGGATTACAAACAAAGGCAATGCAAGAGAGACAAAAATTTTAAGATTGTTTACATCCTCACCAAGCGCTGCAAAGCGAAAAACGCAGCTTTCTCCTTGGCCTCAGCTTCGGAATGGCACTGCGGCCCCTGGACCAGCAAACCGTTGGACAGCTTTATGTGGCACACTGTCATGGTCTACAAAAATGACACAGGACTTTTGAGGGAATTTGTATGGCTGACAAACTGTGAGACAGAAACAGAGGATTTGCTTGTTCTGCTtgtttgatttaatttttaagaaaggTAACAATGGGAGCTAAGGTTTATTTTCTGATGGATTTCAGTGGTCAGtccaaatatttaatataagACAGTGTCGGGCTCAACACCCAAAACTCACATCCcccatgttccttccccctctctgtgtgttttttccctgaggtttttccatgctgtgaaggtgccctgagctggtccaccaccccttccctgggtgctgcagcGGAACCCACTGCTCCCGAGGAGGCACAGGGTGGCAGATGTTCCTGAtgcccacctgtccctgctcacagtcTCTCTTCCCCGGGGTTCCTTCCCCCGCCCTGGATGTCCCCATGTGGTTCCTACCAgtccctgagcatcccctgtCCTTGCCTtcgagcccagccctgccctcagctgTACTGTCCAAGCCCCTCTAAACCTCGCCCCTATCCAAACCCTTAAGACTCTGACCCGACGGGAAATAAAGGCTTTTGGTGTGTTCATGACCCCTGCGTGTGTCTGGTTTATTCCGGGAGCTGTCCCCCATCCCGGTCCCAAGAGGACAGTTCATACCAAGTTGAGAAGTTGAACTTTTGCAGGAAAAAGCTTTATACCTGTGGTGTTTTCAGGAAAGAGAAATCTGGTTGTGACATTCCAAGAAGAGAACAAATCCGAGAAAGTTCAGAAACAGTAGACAGTGAGGGCTGTGGACAAGCGAAAGGGTGACCTCCACTTTCTGCTGTTGGTGTGCTCTGAgggcccccagggctgtgaGGCTTGTTCATGTAAGCAGCtgacaacagaagaaaacaaaaagctgtaTCACAAGCATTTCCTGTACAGAAAGGATGGCAACTCGGTTACTTTGGGGAGAggatatatttaatttttttctggtatttttatACTGTGTAACAAAAACAAGGAGACTGTATACAGAGTGAATTTTTGATCTGAATAGTGAACTAGAAGTGAAAAAAGATGGACATTTTGTTTCTGCACTTTGAGAAACAGTACGATGCTGTAAGCTGTGTTCTAAAATGTGACTATGTGAAGCTCTGAACTATGAGCTGATGGCTAAACATAcccattttttttgttggtCTGTATTGCACAGCAGCTCCGTGGCCATCCTGTCTACTagagggagcagggacatcATTAACTTGAGGTTTCAATTCGTTCCTTGTGTCCACATCAGAGCCATCTATCTTCAAAATCTCTTTGAGCATCCGtgttcctttctttaaaaataaaacaagccaCTCAGGGACATGCTGGCATTCAGATACCCTGATGTTCTTAAGAATGAATATTGTAACtggaaacagaaagcaaattgTTGTTTTGCAATCAGTTACATTTATCAAAGCACAGATAACAGCATCCTAGGATAAACAAATGTGTTTGCTAATTTTCTTTGAGAATAGATAATTAAAAACTcattaatgtgttttaaaaaagcagTATGGAGTATTCATGGAGTTTCTTTAAATAGAAGAATTGATGCTAAGACAGCAGATGCTAACTGCAATGTAATGATTCCTGCAGTACACAGACCATAGCAAATGACTGTGGTGACAGATGTTCTTCATTTGTAGCTCTTGCTTCCTTGGAATAAGTCTGcccttcattttctttggaaattttCAAAGAAGCTAGAAGGCTTTCCAGTTCGTTGTccttcttaaattaaaaaagaaaaaaggtatatCAATATAATATATTAACATGTAGATGCAAGAGGAAGGGTATATTAATTTGAGGTTCATTTTATTCTCATTCAGttctttttctctcagcttGGGCAGGTCACAGTCATGTCTATTCAGAACGTGAACAGATACCCAGAGACTGCATCAAGttttgcatattaaaaatatgtaggAAATTTAAAGAATGATCCAAATTATATAGGTTTGCCTGTTATAAACATGCATTTGCACACAAGTGACCAGGAGCTGAACAAAATGTACTGGAAACAAGTTATTCAAAGAGCACAAGAAAATCAACTATCTAGATCCTACCTTTCCACCTGTACAGGGACCATCAACTGCAGCCTTCTGAACTACAGGCATGTTGGgactttcatttcttttcaaaagtttGACACTGTACTTATTCACACCTGCAAAATTCTGAAACAAACTGCAGCAATTATTATTGAATACTCTAGCACTCATTATAACACAATCATATTAGACAAACAGCTTTCACAAGCTGATATCCTTAGAGCAGTTCAGCTTACTGAAAACCCAGCACTTGTGTTTTCCCATTACAGCACAGCTTTATAGTCTAAGAGGAACAGGAAAATGGTTTGGTATCATCATACATCTTCCACACTTGCTTTCATATTCTTTCTATAAAATctctaatggaaaaaaatctcaaaaataaaGTTTACCTACTAAAAGAATCAACTAAGATAAGCAGTTAAAGACAGATCTATAAAATGACAAATCAGATCAGAGtaaaatgacaagaaaaaatAGATTTACTCAGTATAGACGAAATTACCTGTTGGTTTGATATTTTATTATGTGGCTGATTTTCACCTCTTATAACTTTGGAATCTTCTTTAACTACAAAAGAATGTATTATTTTGAAACACTCTTAAAAACTGTAATAATAATCAAGACTAAAGAAAATTAGTAAGTCCACACAACTACACAGAGTTGCATTAATTTGAATGGTTTTATCAAATGTTTATTTCATACTTTATAGGGCATTTAGTATATGCTTTTcttctaggaaaaaataaaattaagtataTGCAGTAACACGTCTAATTTCGTAATCTGCAAATACAACCACAAGCAAATTTTCAAAAACacattgtgatttttttttttcctatcagaTCGGTGTCAAGTCAGCAGAACACAGAACAGCTTCTGCCTAAAAGGTTCAGGATTAAGAATGGAACAGTCTAATATGGACACCAGGGACATTATTTGACAATAACAAGTGCAATGCAGTGTTTATAAAACTATAATAAGTTATTTCCTGTCAATAATTACAAAAACCTCAATAGAATTTCAATGAAGATCAGATAAAGCAAGTAGTTCTCCTAAACCAAGTTTCTAATTGTAGTACTTACATTTTTTATATGGCTCCTGTTTTCTCTGCTGACATTTAAAGCTGCTGTCATTGAATCCTGGCTTATAAAACTGATGGCCAGTTCCCAGCTTGATTTCCTGAGGTAGAACTGCACTCTAGGAATTCAAACATCAAAGCTTAACCAGAAATCTGTCTCTCTCATTCCCAAGGCAGTCCCATAGACGACCTGTGACAACACTTTCATCCCGAGGATTTATTTGTAACATAAACTAGAAAGTTCCATGATATAAAGAACTGATATACTAACCTTCTCATGCATGTTTTGCTGAATGTGATGAGCCTTCCCAGAACTCTGCAATGATTGCCAGATGCTGCAGAATTCATCATCTTGCTTACTCTGTGCCTGACAAAATAAGAAACAAGATCCCAAACAAACTCAGCAGCTATAAATTCAGCTTTTGAACAGCTAAGCATATACCAAGACATTCTGAAAGTCCAAGGTCCAAATTTAGCAGTGCTCAGATGAGATATTTTCATAGTGACACTAGTACAAGTTGCAGGtaaattaattaatgaaataaGCTATTGTGATGAGTTGCTTGTACAACAATTTTTACCAAGAATCACTTCTGAAAGTGTTGTTATTAACTGGAGTTATGAACACAGGAAAGATAACAAGTATAATTAAACTCAGATAAAAATTCAGAATGGTTTCAAAAGAATGCTTTCATACTGGGAGTGTTCTTAGATTTGTATTATTAATGACTTATTTTGTAAGGCCTTTCCAATCAGGCTCAACTGCTTCATTACATTGCAGGTATGTTGACATGGAACTGACgctcagaaatgcaaaaaacaCTTTTGAAAATGCAACAACCAAACAAGGACAACAGAGGATATTACACTCATTCAAGAACAAATACCAGTTCTGCTCCAGTCTGTATCTGGACTAAAACATTTGATGTACTAAACCAAAGCTAGTTATTAATCACAAGAAAAGGACAACCACTCTACACAGAAGGCTAAAACAGAGATATTTGGGTCCAACACTAAATGAATTAGAACActcactttatttttctgattgcCACTCAGAAATGATCCTTTCTGGGGTGAGTTGCCCTGATTTTCAGCCCTGAGATTGTAATGCTGTCTTCCACTCAGTTGCTAAATTATTGaggtaaaaaaaatcagaaatgtttcattATCTTACgttttcttttggaaagtaGTTTTTGTTGTACAGACTTAAAAAACATGAGACAATTGTTGTCAAACACCCCTACGGCAACATGGagttattaattattttctttaaagaaatcacTTACTAAAAAAACAAAGTTTTATTAAACCACTGAGAACCCCAATTCACTTGTAATTCTTCCTTTCTTACTGTAGTTCCAAAGAAAATTGTAACCAAGAAGTAAAACTGATGGGAAAatcttgtcttctttttctgagCATGGACAAACTTATCCTACAGGAAGCATTAACTGGAACAGAGCTTTAAGGAAATAATTGCATTTCTGCCCAAACACTACTTGTTGACATCAAATGTGGTGTCACTGCTCCCAAATAAGGATTTGTCTCCCAGAAATGCAACTGAAGCTACTCAAAGCAAAACAACTGTCAATAGGAAGTTTTAATCCCCTTCATTGTTGGATTAATTCATTTCTCCAGTATAAGAATTATCCTACTTCCAGTATACTgacataaaaattaaactttgtTCGGACCAATGAAGACAGTCATGTCAATAATTCAGCTTCTAGGGAAAAGCATTCTGGAAAACTGCAAGAAAAGTCTTACTTGAGTAGGAACAAAGAGGGAGCGAGGAGAATGGTTGAGGCCTCCCAGATGCACTTTTTGTGAGCACACAGATGACAGGCCAGGTGCATATGAGTTGTAGTTATTCACTGCTGGCTGAGGTTTGACTATGGCCATCAGCTTCTGATTTCCCATTTCTGAGCGACTCCCATGAGACAGGTTAATTAAGGCACTTGATGGCAAACGATAACCTCTGGCAGGGGAGCACCTTAAGAAAAGTGGATTATTTAGTTGTTTAAACAGTTTAATTGTTGCCAAAAGATAATGACTCAAGTTTGAACAAGAGAGACTGAAAACTGTACCCACAATTGAAATCCTGTATCATTACACACCACCTTAATCCCACTGCACTCTCTGCTTCAGCTGCTGGCTGCCAAAcccagaaaacacaggaattaCTGCTGAGTTCATATTGTGCTTTACAGTGCTGAGCTTAAAGAGATTTTAAAGATGAGTGATTTGGTATAGCATAGTTCTGTAgtgaatatttctgtaaaagacTAAGAACCAGGAAacaaaattcttttccttttcagaaataaaaactgatGTTTCAGTTTCAGTAGCAGAATTGTAAATTGAAGTTAAGCAACATTTCTGAATACTGGATATTAATCTGTGTTACAGGACATGCTCTTGCAAGGGCTGTGCTTGGTGAATGCAGGGAACAGGCAAGAATCTCCCTTAACTTCTGTCATTACAATCTTAATTTACCTAAGAACAGTAAAGTGAAGCCTGATGTGTAAATTTATGCACTTGGAGGTTTAGCTGTTCATCTAAACATAGAGGAGTTATGacactttttaaaacaaaagcaccTCCATATCCTGAAGAACAGTTTACGTTTTAATGGTGATTGGAATTTAGTGCCTAAGTATCAATTATTGATAGTTCTGAGCCCCTCCTTCAGAAGAACAGATACCTACTGACTGATTTTTAATCTCTGTGTTGAAGACATACTGATAATAACCCAGTTTTTACATATTTGCGTTAGAAATACATTTGGATCTAATGCTTTATTCTGCTGGTTCATATTTACTTTCTACAAATCAGAagtttttaaatacagtaaGAAGAACCTAAAGAGCATTTCCACAAAATAATCTGCTTCATAAAAATTATCCCTCCTCAAAGAgaataaagaaacacaaaataaacagaaactgACGAACACTGTAAGTTTTAAGAAGAGGCATTAAAAATACTTAGTCAAACAAAAGGCAATAATTTCATGCCATCTATACCAATAGCATGAAATGACTATGAACAACCATGCACAGACCTTATAGTGAGGCCTCCAAGGAACTCTTCATCAAACAAAACTTCAAAGAGCACATCTGTTTCTCTAGTAGCTATAGAAAACAAAGTAGAATGCCATCCTACTTAATGTCAGTTACTTCCATCTAAATTACGTAAATACCTACATTGGCTATGtaataataaatgaaaagaacaaaaatgaacCAGAAAACCTCAATTTATTCCTGAGTAATTTCATTAATAGGAATTTGAAAATGCTTCTCAAAGTCATATATGTCTGCCCTTTAAGATACAGTTTCAACAGAAATGGACTGTGCATAACATCTTACCAGGACTGCAATTTATAGCAGGATGTCACAGCTTTCAGAAGCTGCCACAAAAGAGATGCAAGCCACTTTTACACTCAGGTAGTCAGAAACTAACAGCTCTAATATTAACTTGCTGCAGAGTGATAGAGTAACACGcctttaaaattatattagtGTATTATAATTatggagaaaaaagcagcaccCAAGTCTATTCCACATCCTGTTAGATACAAACTGAATGAGAGAGCAATTTGCATTACTAGATCTCAAACTGCTACACTCAGAGGAACTCGATAAATCCTTTTATTGACCTGAAAGAGATTTATGGTTAACCTTCTTGTCAAAGAAGGTATAAGTCCATGGCAATTGATGAAAATAGAgtatcacaaaataaaaaaccaaattgaaaataaaacaatttaagaCAAAGCATATTTTATAAAGTTTTATGTTCAACCTAAACATTAAGGCtaacatttgttttcatgtcTACTTTTCTTAATTTTGCCCATATCTTCCCATAACtccatttcattccttttttgaTGTGCCCTCTTCATATTAAAAGGGAACAACAAAGGGTAATTGATTATTCATATTAAGATGAAACTTAGGGTAAGTAAATTCTTATTGACTGAACAGCTGTGTAAcacatgaaatgaaaacagagcaCCTGTAGAGCTTTAATTCATAACAGTAAATATGTCAATAATGGCTTCAAGCTGTATATGCCTCACAGGGAGAAATCCTTCTGTGTTCCCAACCATCACACAATATCCTCTCCTGAAGCCTCCTTTCGCAGCACCAGCTGAGCTGTTACATAGCTACAAGCATGAAGAAAACATTACCTCCTTTAATGCCTATGATGGTACCTCGAAGACCAACTGGAACAGAGAAGTTCTCTCTGACATTGACAACGCGGTCAAACAGCCTGTACTCTGCATCTCGATCAGGAACAACccccttctgctgctccagtggcTGGCAAGAACCAAGAGACCATGTTAATGTATGCAAAAGAATAAGGATTacaattaaaatgcatttataacAACAGCTGAGACTAACAATTAAGCAAACTTTctagaaaaaaccaaaaccagccTGTTCCCATCACTTACTCTGTACAGCAAATGGGGTTTCACAGTCACTCGCACCTTCTTGTTGCTCTTTCTCTGCTAACgaaaaggaacagaaagtcAGTACAAAccagtgcaggagcagcactggaacaggtaaAACAGAACATCTGAAAAGATTGTGTAGAATTCTTTAGTTTCTTTTAGATAACAGTATACAACTTTCATGAAAGTCTTTAAAATAAGTCCATGGTGAACTTCATCAGTTGTCTAATTCCAGATGTCACAGCAATTTTATTAAGATGTCCTTGCAagttatttcaaaaatattagcCCATTATTTCATGTGGTTTTGCCCTTAACTTTTAGTTCAGTAATTTCCTTGGCCACTTTTTTCAACAATGGCCTTCAGAAAAAACTTTCTACTTTTCTGAACACCAAAgagaaactgaaaggaaaatacagctGGGACTGCACTTAGAAAGagcatttcagtatttctgaatATACACTGATACCTGTTCCTTTATGAAACCACCAAAAGGCACAGTTCAGACTGTGGCCTCCTGCTGCTAAATCACCCCCAAAAGAGTGATTCAATTACAAAGGTGAATAATGGGCTCTTCTGAATTTCTGAGCTAATTCACATTACAAGTTCAGATTTTACATTACATTCTGtatccttttcctttggaatgaGAAGCAATCTTCAATTGTCTTACTCTAATTCAAAGACAAAGATCCCAAGCTGCATACCTTGCATTTCTCTATTTCCTCTTCAATTTTCTCAACAATGGCTGCATCCAAAATTTGCAAGTCACAAGATGAGCGAGATAAAGCAGACACAGGATGGGCCTTTAGCCAGGCAACAATTTCTTGCactttttcagctctgaaaaaaaagaatgacatGAATTAGACTTTTTAACTGCATAAACCAGGCATTTTACCACATTCCCTAACTTAATCAGTCAAATATTATGATACAGGCATGATTGCTTGTGTATATTCATAAAGCAACAGAATCTAAGAGTTCTGTATGAGTTTAcaacaggaattaaaaaaaactgaATCATGCAATCCTGTTTCAAAACCATAATCTAAAAtcacacttcagaaaaaaattataaaattaattaaaagcattcagcaaattatttttgtatccAATCAACAAACCATGTCCAGATGTGATTACAGGTTCTGTGACCAGATGTTTCTCATCACTCAACACTCATGCTGCTCAAGGAACAGCAAAACTTCAGTTACAAAGAAGGCAATATACAATCACTACCAATTTCACAACTGTCAGTCTTTATTCTCcttatttgagaaaaaaaaggagaaagatggCTTACCCATTCTCATCCTCTCCAGGCCAAATGTCGTCTTCATAGCAGATGTCCTCCTGGCTGTTTTTGGCTACATAATTAAACAGTTCAGGCACCCTGAGAGAGCAAATAAATGAAAGATAACACTGACCACAAAAAAGCCTCATCATAACAAAGTCTGATGGACTTCAAAGTTGTGGAGCccagataaattattttctacttAATTTGGTGTCATACTGTTAATTTGTCAAAGGTAAGCTGTTAACCAAAATAATCTATCCCAAAAGCTGATTCTCCTTGGAAAAAGAGACTGTTAGGAGAACATTGGAATAGAAGAAATTCCATCAAGCAATCTCCAAAAACAAACTCAGCAGCTCTAAGAACTGTGACCAGGGAACAAAATCCAAAGACTGAGATGAAAGTGGATAATTTGGCTGAAGTTCCTATCCATTATTTACCTTTCTAAATACTCAGCAAGTAGTTGTTCCACTGCAGAGGAATACATCCATTCATTCCCAACTTTCTTAGTGTAGCCAGGAACTTCCTCATTTTTCTTATTGAACTTCAGGTTTAGCCCCACATTTGCTTTGTGATCTCCGTGAGGACTGGAAACAAGAAAGAGTTCATTAACTTACAataatatatgtgtgtgtacatacacTAAAAACTCCCCATATAAACATGTATTCTCAACattaaaccacagaaaaattaaatccattGTACTGTTTACTTGTTAGCACTGTGCCTGCAGTGAATGTTACAGGCcaaaagctgtgctggggcagctgtcACCTGTATGCCACACACAAAGCAGAGTGGGCaatattttattcatctttAAGTGAGATCTGATCAACCACAATCTAGCTGGCATTTACCAAGTTGTAGAAGGATGTCCTTGAACAATCAGGAAGGAACAAATGTACACATTAGATCACAAGAAGATTCTCAAGCAACAACCATATCTTTAGAGATCTTTCCTAGGAAACCACACGTCTGACACTCAAGAGGACTACATAGACTGCCTGCCTTACACATTTTAAGTAGTGTTAACTAGATCTTAAAGGAAGTTACAGGTACAATTAAGAGGCCTCTATACTAGCCGTAATAAGTACAATAAATTAGACCCCAATTCCACTTTTTTATTCTCAGTGTGGCAAAGTCAGTTTAGACTCCCAATTCAATTATGCAAATAGCCAAGTAGGAAGTTTTATGTCTGTCTGCAACACTAAAGCAAACAGAACTCTCCAGTaaacagaaagtaaaaacaTGTTTATGATAGGAGAGAAAAACACTGCATGTCAATTTAGTTTACAGCAAATACACTTTAAAGAAAGCTTCACATCACAAAATAGCATACACTTGATAAGAGCAGAACTTAAACACATCAGAAATTCTTTAGAGTTGTCAAAATTCACAAAGAGAACTCACTTCTTCTTCGATCCTCTTCCAATAAAGATACTCCCTGTAAATCTGGAGACAAGATATCCACTTACTCCAAGACGGCTGGCCAAAATATATGCAGGattgtatttcacagaatatttctttaaaacaaacaaataaaaaatattggcAATTCCTGAAGGATAAGGATTTTTACACAAAGGGCTGATATCAACTTGACCCACTGTTTAAGCTTTGACTGGAAACCCAGAAGCACTTACATGCTGGTTCTGTATTAAAGTATCAAGCTGGGGTTCACATGGAATGTTGAACACCACACGGATTCTGCCCTCTTTGATCACATCATGTGAATCCTGAACCTTGGAGAGAAACACAACACAATGAAAGTGCTATTTAAAACCAGCAGTCTTTGGACACTGGACCTTGTGGGCTACTTGATCCACAAT
This is a stretch of genomic DNA from Pithys albifrons albifrons isolate INPA30051 chromosome 11, PitAlb_v1, whole genome shotgun sequence. It encodes these proteins:
- the XRN1 gene encoding 5'-3' exoribonuclease 1 isoform X3, producing the protein MGVPKFYRWISERYPCLSQVLKEHQIPEFDNLYLDMNGIIHQCSHPNDDDVHFRISEDKIFANIFHYLEVLFRIIKPRKVFFMAVDGVAPRAKMNQQRGRRFRSAKEAEDKIKKALEKGETLPTEARFDSNCITPGTEFMARLNEHLKYFVNMKISTDKSWQGITVYLSGHETPGEGEHKIMEFIRSEKAKPHHDPNTRHCLYGLDADLIMLGLTSHEAHFALLREEVRFGGKKAQRACAPEETTFHLLHLSLMREYIDYEFSPVKDKISFEYDIERIIDDWILMGFLVGNDFIPHLPHLHINHDALPLLYRTYMAILPELGGYINENGHLNLERFEKYLTRLSDFDREHFSEVFVDLKWFESKVGNKYLNEAAGISAEEARKNKQKKQKAQENSISLAALEKNEGEVTPKTVLEDEPEDDDLFETEFRQYKRTYYMTKMGVEVVSDDFLADQAECYVQAIQWILHYYYHGVQSWSWYYPYHYAPYLSDIRNISELKIKFELGKPFMPFEQLLAVLPAASKDLLPKCYQHLMISQDSPIIEYYPPDFKTDLNGKQQEWEAVVLIPFIDEKRLLQAMESCNKGLKEEEKQRNTHSPCLMYWYEKDVEFQYLSPWPEKFPAIERCHTRYKTIPLDAWHVEITHNKITKINKSALYFCGFPTLKHIKHKFSLRKSGVQVFQQSSHGENMILEIIVDENSKDQMVENVASLVLGKRVFVNWPHLEEARVVAVSDGATKFYLEEPHGTQKLYMGNAVPPTKVAYVGDKEQSMWVKEVQGISEHYQRRKGIIIHETSVVVYAQLLTGNRYQLNQNGEVYLEKQWSKQALPFVYQTVVKDIKAFDSRFSSIKTLDDLFPPGSTAFMLGSPYYGCMGEVQDSHDVIKEGRIRVVFNIPCEPQLDTLIQNQHKYSVKYNPAYILASRLGVSGYLVSRFTGSIFIGRGSKKNPHGDHKANVGLNLKFNKKNEEVPGYTKKVGNEWMYSSAVEQLLAEYLERVPELFNYVAKNSQEDICYEDDIWPGEDENGAEKVQEIVAWLKAHPVSALSRSSCDLQILDAAIVEKIEEEIEKCKRKSNKKVRVTVKPHLLYRPLEQQKGVVPDRDAEYRLFDRVVNVRENFSVPVGLRGTIIGIKGATRETDVLFEVLFDEEFLGGLTIRCSPARGYRLPSSALINLSHGSRSEMGNQKLMAIVKPQPAVNNYNSYAPGLSSVCSQKVHLGGLNHSPRSLFVPTQQLSGRQHYNLRAENQGNSPQKGSFLSGNQKNKAQSKQDDEFCSIWQSLQSSGKAHHIQQNMHEKSAVLPQEIKLGTGHQFYKPGFNDSSFKCQQRKQEPYKKFKEDSKVIRGENQPHNKISNQQNFAGVNKYSVKLLKRNESPNMPVVQKAAVDGPCTGGKKDNELESLLASLKISKENEGQTYSKEARATNEEHLSPQSFAMKGTRMLKEILKIDGSDVDTRNELKPQVNDVPAPSSRQDGHGAAVQYRPTKKMAAYMNKPHSPGGPQSTPTAESGGHPFACPQPSLSTVSELSRICSLLGMSQPDFSFLKTPQTMTVCHIKLSNGLLVQGPQCHSEAEAKEKAAFFALQRLSSIGVNFASPPPPPVFPNYQPLGVPVPPGSLPPVFAQPPANMMPPSSHMFGPVSWGAPVPRHYYPGSYPGNVSLAGTIPVGSHNQFIPLQVTKKRAASKKNFELKEFQSSPQAAPLKNEQPVSSDHTQQDSSSTPLKSPQAAQSAVSFQDNVATPSVPHNKSTPNTSSKRKPRKLAVNFGAPKSSE